The DNA region TGCCCAGTTTCCGCCGGAACAGCGGGGGCAGAGCAGGCTTTTGGTTCTGGACCGTATGCAGCGCAGTCGATCCCATCACCATATAGCGGATCTTCCGTCCCTGCTTGAACCGGGAGACCTTCTGGTCTTCAATAATTCCAAGGTGAGGAAAGCCCGGATCTACGGGACCGGGGCAGGCGGCGGCAGGGTAGAATTTCTGCTCCTGAAACAGCAGGATCCCCAAACCTGGACCGTCATGGCCCAGCGGACAAAACGCCGCCGCATGGGGACCCGCTATATTTTTGATGATGCCCTGGAAGCTGAAATCATTGGCGAAGAGGGGGAGCTCCGTTTGCTCCGCTTTGACCGCCCAATTGATGAGGCATGGCTGGACCGGCACGGACACATTCCCCTGCCCCCCTACATCAGGCGCGAGGACAGCCCGGCGGACAGTGAGCGCTACCAGACCGTTTACGCCGCCGTCCCGGGCTCCGCAGCAGCGCCTACAGCAGGGCTTCACTTTACCGAAGAACTCCTCGCACACCTTACTGAGCGGGGCATAGAAAGCGCCTTTGTCACTCTCCATGTGGGGCTTGGCACTTTCCTTCCGGTGCGCAGCGAAACCATTGAGGACCACTTGATGCACGAGGAAAACTATTCTATTGACGAAGAAAACGCCGCCAGGATCGAACGGGCAAAAGCTGAGAAGCGCAGGGTTATCGCCGTGGGCACCACCAGCGTCCGCACCCTGGAGTCCGCCTGGGACAGCAATGCAGGGAAGCTTTGCCGGGGCGAAGGGGCGACATCGATCTTCATCTACCCAGGCTATACTTTTAAGGTGGTGGACGCCCTGTTCACCAACTTCCACACCCCCGAATCGACACTGCTGATGCTGGTATCGGCTTTTGCTGACAGGAATTTTATCCTGGATTCCTACCGGGAGGCGGCAGATCAGGGCTACCGCTTTTTCAGCTATGGCGACGCCATGTTAATCGTCTAAACATTCCACCGGAATTACCGATAATTGAAGGAGGTTCTAAAAATTTTTCGGAGGATGATGATGATAAAACGTTACTATATAAAATGCGGATTAAACCAGACTGCGTATTTTGATATTCTTGAACAGACTGCCGAGGGATACCGGGTCCGCATAACCAGGACAAGCAACGGATATGAAAAAACAGCGGACGAATTTCTGGACAACCGGCTTTTTGATACCTGCCTTAAAACCGGGTATATCTTTGAAATGAAAGAAAGCGCCAGTTCTGTTGCCTGAAAAGAAATCAATTCTGAAAGAAAAAATGCCCCTAGTGTTCCACCACTCCGCCCTTCCCTGGCGCTGGCATGATAAATACGAATCCATAGTAACTCTGCGTATCCAGGCATCGGTGGACGTGGATGAGGTGACTCTACTGTATGGGGACCCCTACGACTGGACCGGCCCGAGCAATCCCGGATCAGGCCCCACCCGCTGGAACTTCGCCGAACAGGTCATGGGACATCAGTTTTCAGGAAGCGATACTGTTATCTGGCGGACTGCTATTCCGGTACCTAAATACCGGCGCCTCAAATACGGTTTCCGGCTGAAAACCGTATACGGGCAGTTTTACTATTCCGAAAACGGTGTCCAGGCCTATACTCAGGATGCGGTGAACCGTATCCCCTACAACCACTTTTCCTACCCCTTTATCCATACTCTGGATTCACCGAATATTCCCTCCTGGGCACAGGACACGGTTTGGTACGAAATATTTCCCGAGCGTTTTCGCAATGGGAACCCCGCCATCTCACCCGCCGGGTCCGAAGACTGGGAAACCGGAAAGCCGGAACTGAACAATTTTTTTGGCGGGGATCTGGCTGGAATACGCAGCGAATTACCCTATCTTTCGGATCTCGGGATAAACGGCATCTATCTGACCCCAATATTTCCTTCTCCCTCAAACCACAAGTATAACATTCAGGATTACTACGCTGTGGATGAACAGTTCGGCGATTTAGGGGAACTGAAAGCCCTGATTGCCGAGGCCCATGAACGGGGGATCCGGGTCATGCTGGATGCGGTATTTAACCACGCCGGGGAAAGCCACCCCTTCTGGCAGGATGTGCTGAAGAACCAGGAACAGTCCCCTTACAGAGATTATTTTCACATTCACCGCTTTCCCGTAAAAAGTTCCTACAGTGAAAAATACGCCATGGACTTTGACGCCTTCGGCTTTTACCCCAACATGCCCAAGTGGAACACCGAAAACCCTGCTGTCCGCAAATACCTGCTTGAGGCCGCCGCTTACTGGATACGGGAAGCGGACATCGACGGCTGGCGTCTTGACGTGGCCAACGAGGTATCCCTGGATTTCTGGAAAGATTTTTCCCGTTCTGTACGTTCCCTGAAAGAAGATTTTTACATTGTAGGCGAAGTCTGGTTCAATGCCTCCACCTGGATACACAGCGGCTGCTTTGACGCCGCCATGAACTACCCCCTGAATTCGGCTGTGTCCGATTTTTTCCTTGAAAAAAAAATTGATGCACTTCAATTCACAGAAAAACTGTTCGCCGTCCTTTCCCGGTACAGTGATATTCACAACCGCGAAGCCTTTAACCTCCTGGACTCTCACGACACTGACCGCGCCCTGACCAGGGCCAGGGGTGACAAGCAAGCCCTCCGCAATGCCTTTACCATGCTGTCTCTGCTCCCAGGCTCACCCTGCATTTATTACGGCACCGAAATTGGCATGGAAGGGGGCAACGATCCTGACTGCCGCAGGCCCATGGTGTGGGATGAAAACAAACAGGATTTGGAGCTGAAAGAATTTTTTAAAGCCCTTATGGGGTTTAGAAAAAAATACGCCCCTATTATCCGGAATAATATTATTGAATACCGCGAAGAAGAAGGTTTCCACTATTGGGTGTTTTCCGGGGAGAATGAAACCCTCACAGCAATTTATGCAGAAGGGAGCGCACCCTCAGGGTTTACGGCCCCGGGGCGTATCGTATTTTCTACAGGCAATCCAACCGGGGCCAATGCCGGAGGAGAATTGGCGCCACATACGCTCACAATTTTTTTTCAAAGTCCTGTTTCCGCCATATACAAAAACTGAATAATGCACTATAATTTCTGTCATTATGGATAAGATAAACATTGACGCCAATACGCTTATTACCCGTTCCATTGCGGCGAACCTGCCCGGCATTGCCGTGAAAAAGGCCCTGGGCGCCCACCATTTTTCCGGGCAGCTTTCAGTGATAGCCATAGGAAAAGCAGCATGGACCATGGCTCAGGCTGCCCATGAAGAACTGGGGAACCGCATTGCAAGGGGAATTGTTATAACCAAGTACGAACATTCCCAGGGTTCAATTCCGGGTATGGAAATCATCGAAGCCGGGCATCCCCTGTCGGATGAGAATACCATCAAGGGCACAGAAAAAGCTTTGGCCCTGGCGGAAAGCCTTGGGGCGGGTGATGAACTGCTCTTTCTTATTTCAGGCGGCGGGTCCGCCCTTTTTGAAAAACCCCTCCCCGGCCTCAGTTTGGCGGACATTGTTACTGTTAATAACCAGTTGCTTGCCTCGGGGGCGGATATCGTGGAAATAAACATGATCCGCAAACGGCTTTCCTGCGTCAAGGGCGGCCGCTTCGCCCAGGCCTGCGCCCCCGCCAAGGTCTTTACTGTGGTATTATCCGATGTGTTGGGGGACCGGCTGGACTCCATAGCCTCAGGGCCCGCCGCGCCTGACAGGTCCACCGCAGAAGAAGCCCTGGCTGTAGCAGCGCGGTACAAATTAAAACTAAGCGACACCATCCTGGAATATCTCGCCAAAGAAACCCCAAAGCAGTTGGACAATGTAGAAACCGTGATCACCGGCAGCGTCCGTACCCTCTGTGCCAGCGCTGCAGAAATCGCAAAAGAACTGGGCTATGCCCCGCAGATTCTCTGTTCCGACATGAACGGTGAAGCCCGTGAGGTAGGGATTCTTATGGCTGCCATAGCCCGGCAAATTGCCGGCGGGCAGTACTCCCCTTCCCGTCCTTGCGCTATCATCCTGGGAGGTGAAACCATCGTGCACCTAAAAGGAAAAGGCAAGGGAGGCCGCAACCAGGAAATCGCCCTGGCCGCCGCGGAAGGTATTGCAGGCATAGCTAATCTGACTATATTTTCAGTAGGTTCCGATGGGACCGATGGCCCCACCGATGCTGCGGGGGGAATTGTGGATGGATCCACCGCTGCAAAACTTAAGGCAAAGGGGCTCAAACCCCTGGATATCCTTGATAATAACGATGCTTACAACGGCCTTAAGACAGTAGACAGCCTGGTACTAACCGGCCCTACCGGCACAAATGTTAACGATCTGTCAATAATACTGGCGCGTTGATACAGCCAAGTCCGATGCTGAGGAATAATTAGTACCCCATGGGCTCATGATTTTTATAGTTTGAAGTAACCCGGATTTCTGCGGTACCCTGGCTGGTGTTTTGGTTTCGATTTTAGACCAAGGGATCGATTGTTTATTTCGTTATATAGGGCTCACCCAAAATGCCGGTCATAAACTGTTGGCACGGCTAATGGGAAACCAAAACTTGCTTTTGTTTTAGGACAACACCGTAAAAAAGCCGTAAATCCTTGTATTACAAAGATTTACGGCTCACAGGGCCAAGACCCCTTAATCGGGCAACCCGGATTCGAACCGGGGACCCCAAGTCCCCCAGACTTGTACGCTAACCAACTGCGCTATTACCCGAACAAGTGCATACACACTAGTAGAAAAGACTTTATCACAAAAAAGACAGGTGTGTCAACGCATTCATGTCGATAATTCCCGCTTTTCTCCACCCCCGTAGGCGATCCACCGGGTTTCCCAGGGCGCCAGGGCCAGTTCTTCCCCCGCAATACCTTCAAGGGGAATGCCATTCTCTCGGAGCCGCAGTGTCGCAGGCTTAGCCCCCAGGTTCTGGGCGCAGAGTACATAACGGCTTGAGATCCCGGCGCTGCCGGCCTTGGCTTTAGCGGGAAATCCCCCCACGGGACCCCGCAGCACGGCGAAAACCGCCCCATCTGCGTCAAGTATGCGCTGGGGAATCTCCGGGGAAAAGGCTTCCTCGGCCTTTCTAAATTGGAGGAAGCCCTTGATCCCCCGGTATATCAGGGAGCGCAGGGAGTGGGGATCATCCAGTTCACGATCAACCCGATCTATTGGGGGGCGTTCCCGGTTTATAGCCCGGTTATAGCCCAGAAGTTCCGGCCCTTCTGTCCAGGCTTCGGAGCCTATCCAGCTGTGGAAGTACACCGCCGGGAGCCCTGCCAGGGAGAGGAGCACACCCTGGGAGGCCAGAAAGGCCCGGGCGCGGATTTCCGCTGAGCCCAAGGACGGGGGGGCGGCCAGGCTTACATAGGAACAGTTCAGTTCGTAGGGGATGGGGCCCTCGGGAGTAGCCTTGTAGCTGACCAGGGCGCCGCGTCGCTGGGCTTCTTCTATGGAAAGGGCAAAGGCAGCATCATCCACCAGGCCCTTGGCGGGGCCCAAGCCTACACCATCGTGGCTTGCCAGGTAGTTGAGGAAAAGCCAGCCTTTTTCCGAATAGGGGGGCAGGGTTTTGGCCCAGCTGCGCAGGGGGCCGCTGTCAGCGGAAAGCAGGCTGTGGAGGACCAGGGGCGGCAGGGCAAAGTTGTACACCATGTGGGCCTCGTCCCCAGTACCAAAGTAGGCCACATTCTGGAGGTGGGGCACGTTGGTTTCCGTGAGTAAAAGCAGGTCCAGGCCCAGGGTTTCGGCGATGGCCCGGAAGAGTTTTACCACAGCATGGGTCTTGGCATGGTGGATGCAGGGGTGGCCATCCTCCTTCCAAAGGTAGCCGATGGCGTCAAGGCGAATTATCCGTGCGCCCCTTTTGGCAAATTCCAGAAAGATCCTGATAAATTCCAGAAGCACTTCCGGGTTGCTGAAGTCATAATCAACTTGATCGGCGCTGAAAGTGGTCCATACGTATACTTCTGAACCATCCTTACGTGTAAAGGGGGTCAGCAAGGGGTGGGTCCGGGGACGGGTCACGGCGGAATAGTCATAGTCCTTAGGCCGGGTGGTGTACCAGCCCTCATAGCGTTTGTCCCCGGCCAGGAAGCCCTGAAACCAGGGGCTTTTTACGCTGCCGTGGTTCACCACAAAATCAAAGGCCAGCTTAAAGCCCTTGCCCAGGGCGGCGATGTCCTCCCAGGTTCCAAAACGGGGGTCCACCTCCCGGTAATCCACCACGGAAAAGCCGTCATCGGAACTATAGGGGTGAAAGGGGAGCAGGTGGAGGTAGGTGAAAGCACCTTCGTTGCGGCGTTCCAGGAAGTTTCCCAGCCAGGACAGGCCGGTTTCCGCAGGGAACGTGTCGGCTAAAGCCGACCCCGGGAGTTCAGCCACAGCTTCCCCGCTTGGATCTTCCGCCGCACTTCCCCGGTCCCCACCTGCAGGGGCCAGCATATCCCCGTAGCTGATCAGAAAGGCATCCCGGTGGGTAAATCCCTGCAGGCCCGGGCCATGTTCGACTCCTTCCAGTATCGAAAGCAGTTTTGCATGGGTCTCCCGGCCCGGCTTATCGCCATAAATAAAGACAAGCAAGTTTTGCAGAGCTTCGCTCTTTTCGTTATCCCCCATTAGGTTGCCAAATCGTGGAGGGAGTCAAAGGGCAGCAAGGCGCCCAGGGTGATATCCACCGTTTTATCCCCGCTACCCCGGAAACGGACCTGGGCTTCTGGGGCCATGAATTCGCTCAGAACCTGTCGGCAGGCGCCACAGGGACCTACGGGGTCCCGGGAATCCGGGGTGGAAATTGCCAGGGCAGTGAAGGAGCGCTGCCCCCGGCTTACCGCAGAAACAACGGCGCTCCGCTCGGCGCAAATAGCGAGGCCGAAGGAACGGTTTTCCACATTACAGCCCGTATAGACCGTCCCGTCATCCCCTAGGAGCGCGGCACCTACCCGGAATTTTGAATAGGGGGCATAGGCCGCATCGGCGGCTTTGCGGGCGGCCAGGAAAAGTTCATCCATATCCATATCAAATCCTCCATAAAGTTGAATTGCGTAATCGTCCATTAACGTATATCATAAAATTCATACTATACGTAATGAAAGGATTAATTATAATGCGAAAAAACTATTTGATGTATCCCCTGCTGCTTACCCTGGCCTTCTCCCTGAATGGGACAGGTTTTTTTGCCCAGTCCATGCAGGACCGGGAGCCCCCGGGAACACGGGGCGGATCAGGCGGCCCGGCAAACTCAGGCCCCGCAGCGGAAGGGGAACTGCCCCTGCGCAGGGTTTCCCTTTTTTCCTCCGGGGTGGCTTACTTTGAACATGCCGGGGAGCTTTCGGGTTCCGCCGAAATTCCCCTCCCCTTCAATGCCGGCGCGGTCAATGACGCGTTAAAATCCCTGGTGATCAACGACTCCGGTTCCCACTCCCCTTCTGTGCAGTACCCTTCGGAACAGACCCTGTACCGCACCCTGCGGAGCCTCCGCATCGATCTGTCGGGGAATCCCGGGGCCGCAGAAATACTGCAAGGATTGCGGGGCGCAGAGATACTGGTCAATGCCACGCCGCCTGTGAGCGGCCGCATTCTGGGTATCGAATACCGGAGCACACCGGGAAGCGGAATCTACGGGGGCGAACCGGTCCGGGAAGCCTGGCTTTCCCTGGTGACTTCCCAGGGCATACGGGTTATGGCAGTTAAGGATATGGTTTCTTTTTCCTTTACCGACCCTTCCCTTAATGGGGACATCCAAAGGGCCCTGGACCTAATCATGGAATCCCGGCAAGCCGAGACCCGGACTCTCAGGGTTGTCTTGCCTGCCCAGGATCGCCGCACAGTATCCCTGAGCTACGTAATCCCCGCGCCGGTATGGAAGGTTTCCTACCGCCTTGATCTCAGCAGGGAACAGCCCCTGCTCCAGGGCTGGGCTATCGTGGACAACGATGGTGACACCGACTGGAACCGGGTTGAACTTTCCCTGGTAACAGGCCGGCCTGTTTCCTTTATTCAGAATCTCTACCCCCCCTATTACCTTGACCGCCCTACCCTTCCCCTGGCCATTGCAGGGGCTGCCGAAGCGCGGAGCTACGACTCAGGCTGGGGTGGCGCGGCTGACGCCGAGGCACTTATGGAGACCCGTGAGTATGCCCCCCAGGCAAAGTCCTTGAGCCGGGCACCGGTACCCGCGCCTCCCCGAGACGGGGCTGCTTATAACTCCGCCATGCAAAGCCTTGCGGGGGGCGCCGAAAGCGCCTCAGGCCGGGAACTGGGGGACCAGTTTGAATTCACCCTGAAAGATCCGGTCACCCTGGCGCGGCAGCAGAGCGCCATGTTCCCCCTGGTGGAGGGGACCGTGGGGGTGAAAAAAACGTTAGTGTTCAGCGGGGAACGGGCTGCTCAAGAGGGGATCATCCACCCGGCTATCAGCGCGGAGCTGACCAACACCACGGGCATGAAGCTCCCCGCAGGGCCGGTCACGGTTTTTGACGGCGGTTCCTATGCCGGGGACGCGCTGCTGGGATTCTTTCCTACCGGGGAAAAGCGGCTCATCTCATACGGAGAGGATCTTTCCGTATCCGGGGCGGTCATTGCCTCATCAACCCCGGTGGTCAGAACAGTTACCATAAGCGGTGGGGTCATGGTAATAGCACGGAGGATCAGCTTTGAACGATCCTACACCATCAATAACGCTTCCGGTGAACGGAAACAACTGATCCTGGAGCACCCCATAACTGCGGGAACAGCATTGGTGATGCCCGCAGAATTCGACGAGCGCACAGATACTCTCTATCGTTTCAGCATGAACCTTTCTGCTGAACGGGAACTTACCATTACTATCCGCGAAGAACTCCCCCTGGAGGAACGAATAGTCCTGACCCAGCTCCTGGCGGAGAATTTTGCGGCCTACGCCACAAACCAGGAAATACCCGCCAATGCCCGGGCAGCCCTCCAGCAGGCTATAGAACTGAAGAAGGCCGCAGACACCGCAAAGGCGGCGCAGCTTGAAATTGAGGGGCAGCGGACTTACCGCACAGCCGAACAGGACCGTATCCGGCGCAACCTGGAAGCGGCGGGAAACCAGACGCCCCAGGGGCAGGAGTACCTTAAACGGCTGGTCGCCATGGATACAGAAATCGATGCACTTTCCGCCAGTGTTGACGAAGCCAGGAAAACTGCACAGGCCGCGCAGAAAGAGTACGAGGATTATCTGGGGAGACTTGATATATAGAAAAAACAGGAATAACCACAGAGGCGCAGAGAGAAGAAAAGGGCAGAAAACTTCCTCCCCCTTCCTCCGTGTACTCTGTGTTCTTCCTCTGCGACTCTGTGGTAAATCTTCTTATGTATTTTCTCCATTAATCCGGGGAAAGCCCTGGCCCGCCGGTATCCGCGCTTCCCGTATCTTCCGCCCGGATCTGTACCCGGCGAATTTTACCGCTGATGGTCTTGGGAAGTTCGCTTACAAACTCTATTATCCGGGGGTACTTATAGGGTGCGGTAGTCTTCTTCACATGGTTCTGGAGCTCCAGCTTCAGTTCCTCCGAAGCGGACCAGCCCTTGGCGAGGATTACTGTGGCTTTGACCACTGTGCCCCGGTCTGCATCGGGGACACCGGTGATGGCGCATTCCAGGACTGCTGGATGTTCCATGAGGGCGCTTTCCACTTCAAAAGGGCCAATGCGGTAGCCTGAGCTTTTGATCACATCGTCGGAACGGCCCACAAACCAGTAGTAACCGTCTTCATCCCGCCAGGCAACATCACCGGTATGGTAGACATCATCGTGCCACACACTTTTAGTGAGCGCTTCATCCCGGTAATAGCCGTGAAACATTCCTATGGGCCTACGCCGGTCTGTGCGGACCACCAGCTGGCCTTCTTCCCCCATATCGCAGGAGCTGCCATCTTCCCGGAGGAGGTCCACGTCATAGCCCGGGGAGGGCCTACCCATGGAGCCGGGCTTAGGTTCCATCCATTGTAAGGTAACCATTGTAACCGTGAGTTCGGTCTGGCCGTAACATTCGTGGAGCTTGAGCCCCGTACCCGCGAGAAACTGCTCGAATATCTCCGGGTTCAGGGGTTCCCCCGCAACGGTACAGTGTTTCAGGGAAGAAAAATCGTATTTTTTCAGATCTTCCTTGATAAAGAAGCGATACACCGTAGGGGGGGCGCAAAAGGTGGTAAGCCGGTTTTTGGAAATAATTTCCAGCATCGCCGGGGGATCAAAGCGATCGTAATCGTACACAAATATTGCGGTCCCGCAGAGCCACTGCCCGTAAATTTTGCCCCAGGCGGCCTTGGCCCAGCCGGTGTCTGAAACGGTAAGGTGGAGTCCCCCGGGGACCACCTGGTGCCAGTATTTTGCGGTGGCAATGTGCCCCAGGGGATAGGCAAAGTCATGCTGCACCATCTTGGGCATCCCCGTGGTGCCCGAGGTAAAGTAGAGGAGCATGGTGTCATTATTGGTGTTCACCTTTGGAGGGCGGGTAAAATTATCCGGAGCTTTTTCCACAAGAAAATTAAAATCAGCCCATGGCGACTTGGCTGCTTTTCCGGGCTGTGCCTCTTTAGGGGAATGGACGGATCGCACAAAGGCCTTGTAGCGCAGGGATACTTTTCTCGCAGTATTACTATGCATTTTTGCCAGAGCCTCATCAACACGATTCATCACCTGTTCATCGTCCACGCAGACAATCCCGGCTATGTCCGCAGCCTCAACCCTGTAAACAATATCCTTGACGGTCAGGAGATGGGTCGCAGGAATGGCAATGGCGCCGATTTTGTGGAGGGCCAGGAGCGTGGGCCAGTATTCATGGCGGCGCTTGAGGATAATCATCACCGGGTCTCCCTTGCCTATGCCCGCATCCAGGAACACCTGGGCCGCCTTATCCGAGAGCCGTTTTATATCGCCGTAGGTAAATTCCGCTTCGGCGCCTTTTTCGTCACGCCATACCAGAGCCCGATCATTTCCTCGCTCAGCAGCAATGGTATCCATCACATCCCAGGCAAAGTTAAAATTTTCCGGTATGTTCACAGAATAATTGTTGTAATAATCCTCATAGGAATCAAAGGTATCCCGGGATAAATATTTCTCCAGCATCGGAAAAGCCTCCTTTTAGAAAAGTTGTTAAAGAACCATGGCGAGAAAACGGGCGCGCTGCCCTCCCAGGGCTTTCATACCGTGGGGCTCGCCGGAATCATAGTAGATACTGTCACCGGGACCCAGTTCCATTTCATGACCCCCGACAGAAATCAAGAGCCGACCCTCCAGGACATAGTCAAATTCCTGCCCCGGATGGGTGTTGAAGCTCAGGGGTTTCTGCTCTGTGTCTGCGGCTGCTTCCACCAAGAAGGGTTCCCCCTTTTTGTGGTGAAAATTGTGGGCCAGGTTCCAGTGGGTATACATGGGGCGCCGGATCACTTCAGTGCCTTGAGCCGCACGGGTCAGGCAAAAAGTCCTGAGCCGGGACGGCTTGCCCATGACCAATTCGGTCAGATCCACACCGAAATGGTTTGCTATTTCCACCAGGGCGCCCACGGAAATTTCCGCTTCACCGGACTCCCATTTTTTGTACTCCGGGGTATCAAAACCCAATTCATCGGCCAGGGCTTCCGCACTGATCCCCTCTATTTCCCGCAATACCCGCATACGGGCGGCAATCTCGATCTTCTCTTCTGCCATAAAGCCTCCTTTTAACCCGACCTTGCCCGGGATACGAGCTTGGAAGGATACTCTTTTCCAAGATAATAGGAATACTGATACTTAGCCTGACGGATAAGCATATCATGCCCGTTCATAACACGACAGCCTGCTGCAGCGGCCCGGATCAGGAACCGGGTACGCTCGGGCTTGTAGATGAGGTCCATCACCACTTCTGTTCCCTTAAATGCGTAGATCTCCAGAGGGTCTCCCTCAATATCCGGGTCCATACCCACTGAAGTGGTCTGCACAATAATATCGCTGTAAGCGTTCATCAGCTCGGCGCCATGTGTGTCCAAGCTGCCCCAGGCGAAGCGGTAGGGGGCCGCTTCTTCCCGGGCCCGTGGTACGGTACGGTTCAGAATCAGGGCCTTTCCCTTAAGGCGGAATATTTCCGCCGCCACTGCCTTGGACACCCCGCCTGCGCCAATGATGGTGATCCGGCAGCCCTTGAAATTTGTCTTTCCGATAAAATCCAGGAGGGAATCCGAAAAGCCCCGGGCATCGGTATTAGCTCCGGTCCAGCCATCTTCTTCTGCTATGAGGGTATTACAGGCGCCCAATGTTTCTACATCGCCTAACTTCTTATTCAAATAAGGAATGACCTTCTCCTTATAAGGAATGGTTACCGACACGCCCTGGAGCTTGATCTCAGCGGCAAGCTGCATGAAGGGGTCCACCGAATCCGAAGGGAAAGGTACATATACTGCGTCGGTATTTTCCGAAGTAAAGACTGCGTTGAAAAAAGCAGGACTGGAGCTTACCTTAAGGGGATAGCCCAGGATGCCGAAAAGCCTGGTCTGGGAAGTGAGTTCCCTGAAACGGTACAGCTCCACCAGTTCCCGTGGGGAGATTTGACCCGGAGCGGCCGGGGGGAAATCGGAATCCTGCTCCGTGCCCTCGGCGGAGGCATAACTCAGGTGGCTGCCCAGATATTCCGCCAGAATACGGGTGCTGGTCCCCATGTGTCCCATACAGAGCAGTATCTTTTCGATACCCGCAGTATCTTTAGCGGCCCGGTACACCCGAAGCACATCATCAAAACCGTGGGGCATCACCGCTACTTTTGCAATTTCATCCCCCACATGAAGCAGTCCCCGGATCTTTCCGGGCAAATCCTCATCCACCCCCTGAAGGTTATGGTAAGACCGGATGATCCGGGTACCAAAGGTGCGGGCCGCTTCTTCAAGGCTAGGGACATTGAGGTCTTCCTCCAGATCCACATAGGCAAAATTATGCCGCCGGTCCGCCTCCGCAAAGGCCAGGCCTTTGGAAAAGAGGCTAATCCGGGCGCCTTCACCGCCGGCAAACTTGCCGCCGTCCATTTTTCTGCGTATGGTTAACAGCACCGGCAAGCCCGCCTGTTCGGGGAAACGACGGATCAGCAGGCGTTCATCCGGCTCCAGATGGTCAACCCGCAGCTCCGCCATATCAACATACTTCCGGTGTTTTTCCAAAACCTCCAGATCTTTGGCAATGGTTTTTCCGGTGAGGC from Treponema primitia ZAS-2 includes:
- a CDS encoding glycoside hydrolase family 13 protein, with amino-acid sequence MPLVFHHSALPWRWHDKYESIVTLRIQASVDVDEVTLLYGDPYDWTGPSNPGSGPTRWNFAEQVMGHQFSGSDTVIWRTAIPVPKYRRLKYGFRLKTVYGQFYYSENGVQAYTQDAVNRIPYNHFSYPFIHTLDSPNIPSWAQDTVWYEIFPERFRNGNPAISPAGSEDWETGKPELNNFFGGDLAGIRSELPYLSDLGINGIYLTPIFPSPSNHKYNIQDYYAVDEQFGDLGELKALIAEAHERGIRVMLDAVFNHAGESHPFWQDVLKNQEQSPYRDYFHIHRFPVKSSYSEKYAMDFDAFGFYPNMPKWNTENPAVRKYLLEAAAYWIREADIDGWRLDVANEVSLDFWKDFSRSVRSLKEDFYIVGEVWFNASTWIHSGCFDAAMNYPLNSAVSDFFLEKKIDALQFTEKLFAVLSRYSDIHNREAFNLLDSHDTDRALTRARGDKQALRNAFTMLSLLPGSPCIYYGTEIGMEGGNDPDCRRPMVWDENKQDLELKEFFKALMGFRKKYAPIIRNNIIEYREEEGFHYWVFSGENETLTAIYAEGSAPSGFTAPGRIVFSTGNPTGANAGGELAPHTLTIFFQSPVSAIYKN
- a CDS encoding glycerate kinase type-2 family protein, which produces MDKINIDANTLITRSIAANLPGIAVKKALGAHHFSGQLSVIAIGKAAWTMAQAAHEELGNRIARGIVITKYEHSQGSIPGMEIIEAGHPLSDENTIKGTEKALALAESLGAGDELLFLISGGGSALFEKPLPGLSLADIVTVNNQLLASGADIVEINMIRKRLSCVKGGRFAQACAPAKVFTVVLSDVLGDRLDSIASGPAAPDRSTAEEALAVAARYKLKLSDTILEYLAKETPKQLDNVETVITGSVRTLCASAAEIAKELGYAPQILCSDMNGEAREVGILMAAIARQIAGGQYSPSRPCAIILGGETIVHLKGKGKGGRNQEIALAAAEGIAGIANLTIFSVGSDGTDGPTDAAGGIVDGSTAAKLKAKGLKPLDILDNNDAYNGLKTVDSLVLTGPTGTNVNDLSIILAR
- a CDS encoding cytidine deaminase; this translates as MDMDELFLAARKAADAAYAPYSKFRVGAALLGDDGTVYTGCNVENRSFGLAICAERSAVVSAVSRGQRSFTALAISTPDSRDPVGPCGACRQVLSEFMAPEAQVRFRGSGDKTVDITLGALLPFDSLHDLAT
- the queA gene encoding tRNA preQ1(34) S-adenosylmethionine ribosyltransferase-isomerase QueA — translated: MKLTDFSFDLPQNLIAQFPPEQRGQSRLLVLDRMQRSRSHHHIADLPSLLEPGDLLVFNNSKVRKARIYGTGAGGGRVEFLLLKQQDPQTWTVMAQRTKRRRMGTRYIFDDALEAEIIGEEGELRLLRFDRPIDEAWLDRHGHIPLPPYIRREDSPADSERYQTVYAAVPGSAAAPTAGLHFTEELLAHLTERGIESAFVTLHVGLGTFLPVRSETIEDHLMHEENYSIDEENAARIERAKAEKRRVIAVGTTSVRTLESAWDSNAGKLCRGEGATSIFIYPGYTFKVVDALFTNFHTPESTLLMLVSAFADRNFILDSYREAADQGYRFFSYGDAMLIV
- a CDS encoding sugar phosphorylase — its product is MGDNEKSEALQNLLVFIYGDKPGRETHAKLLSILEGVEHGPGLQGFTHRDAFLISYGDMLAPAGGDRGSAAEDPSGEAVAELPGSALADTFPAETGLSWLGNFLERRNEGAFTYLHLLPFHPYSSDDGFSVVDYREVDPRFGTWEDIAALGKGFKLAFDFVVNHGSVKSPWFQGFLAGDKRYEGWYTTRPKDYDYSAVTRPRTHPLLTPFTRKDGSEVYVWTTFSADQVDYDFSNPEVLLEFIRIFLEFAKRGARIIRLDAIGYLWKEDGHPCIHHAKTHAVVKLFRAIAETLGLDLLLLTETNVPHLQNVAYFGTGDEAHMVYNFALPPLVLHSLLSADSGPLRSWAKTLPPYSEKGWLFLNYLASHDGVGLGPAKGLVDDAAFALSIEEAQRRGALVSYKATPEGPIPYELNCSYVSLAAPPSLGSAEIRARAFLASQGVLLSLAGLPAVYFHSWIGSEAWTEGPELLGYNRAINRERPPIDRVDRELDDPHSLRSLIYRGIKGFLQFRKAEEAFSPEIPQRILDADGAVFAVLRGPVGGFPAKAKAGSAGISSRYVLCAQNLGAKPATLRLRENGIPLEGIAGEELALAPWETRWIAYGGGEKRELST